The following is a genomic window from Desulfomonilia bacterium.
ACAAAAACATCAGCCTTTGCCATTTCTTTCGGTAATTCGCAATGAGGTACAAAGTCTATTAATTCAACCCATTCTTGGTTTGGGTCTGATTTATCTCTCTGATTTTTAATCATTTGTTTAACCTTCACAGCACCTACTCCGACACCAACCAGTGATAAACTAACGTCATATCCATTCATTCGTAATCTTTCAATTGCCTGAATTACAATACATTGGTGTTTATACAATTCGGCATGGGATACATATAGAATACGAAGTGTGTTCTTACTATCCGCTGGTTTCCTGATTTGCGCTTTTATATTTCGGAACTCATCCCCGACACCATGAGGTATGATAGCAATTCGTGATAACTTACCACAGGATCTTTGAATGACATCGGCTGCATACTGAGTTAAAAAAATGGTTCCATTGGATTTTTTTAGAGAAAGGTTTTGAATATACCTTAATAGAATCAACCTCAAAACAGCTTTACTGAATCCAAATCTTTGTATTTCACCCGGCTCGTAAGAAAGCATATCACGGCTCATCGTAATTGACGGATAAAAATTGCTGATTGTTCCAGCATCCGTATTCAGGACAATTGAGCATCCGGCTTTTTTTAATTCACTTGGAAATTTATATCTCTGCCACCACATTTGATTAAAAATTGATCGTTCCAGTTCTGGCGGATTATGTTTAATCAACCATGGCTGGTTTGGTATAACATCAAGTAATGATTTGTATGACCAGACATGTATTTCCCTAATTCCATGTTTATGCGGCTTTCCCTCGGTAATAAGGTTTATCAGATGTGTCCTTGCGCCGCCTGAACGATTCCTGGATGCATCAACTCCGACTATAATGCTCATATGAACATATCCAGACTAATTATTTTATCCATTTAAACCTTTCATGTTTGTAAAAACTACTTTTTTATGTTTTCTTAAAATCTGATTATATGCATTCATATAATT
Proteins encoded in this region:
- a CDS encoding glycosyltransferase, whose amino-acid sequence is MSIIVGVDASRNRSGGARTHLINLITEGKPHKHGIREIHVWSYKSLLDVIPNQPWLIKHNPPELERSIFNQMWWQRYKFPSELKKAGCSIVLNTDAGTISNFYPSITMSRDMLSYEPGEIQRFGFSKAVLRLILLRYIQNLSLKKSNGTIFLTQYAADVIQRSCGKLSRIAIIPHGVGDEFRNIKAQIRKPADSKNTLRILYVSHAELYKHQCIVIQAIERLRMNGYDVSLSLVGVGVGAVKVKQMIKNQRDKSDPNQEWVELIDFVPHCELPKEMAKADVFVFASSCENMPNTLVEAMAVGLPIACSKRGPMPEVLRDGGIYFDPENQESIANAVEKLVVDERLRLDLALKAKHISEQYLWSRCADETFSFISETNKVADNDHRKLPVK